Proteins from a single region of Methanotorris igneus Kol 5:
- a CDS encoding glycogen synthase, which produces MKIAILAPTVAPLTSVGGLGDVMQDLPKFLESVGNEVITITFNHKNKISYLPHEKKKTLGIKYQGTKIEFDVIETKHPFTGVKIVVFSNKEFNQLDIWDPIKYEVFADLVVDYLSEFDNIDCVSGHDWPCGLAIAKCHEKLDLPTTMTIHNEAFKGPVVEYKGCVMTFLELGIYFSDAFNTVSPTHAEEIKSIDFIREQSKIKPFHGIINGIDLDLYDPIHIVDKMLKLTDGKLDPRAYGFICGYSAEDAHAVKPKIKFSWFYNSKNLKNYVESWNNMDKSSISGTDVEIYGDLKGNIETPLIGFVGRGTYQKGFSIMFEAFPEILEEHDIRFVMLSTGEKDIEEGMKDLAESYSGKVMSLIGYCPPLASLIFAGSDWTVVPSVWEPCGLVQMESMAYCTPVIAREVGGLKDTIIPLHYDPYNNPNFDVATGVLFKHYDKYGLKWGIGHALNWSFYKLRDICLFMRYKQINCPESPYDKQAPLSMMMKNCYHHTVKNLSWQNNASVNKYKALFGGAIYNHYI; this is translated from the coding sequence ATGAAAATTGCTATTTTGGCCCCTACTGTAGCCCCATTAACGTCTGTGGGTGGTTTAGGGGATGTGATGCAAGATTTACCAAAATTTTTAGAATCTGTAGGGAATGAAGTGATAACAATAACATTTAACCACAAGAATAAAATATCTTATTTACCCCACGAAAAAAAGAAAACTTTGGGAATTAAATATCAAGGCACTAAAATAGAATTTGATGTAATAGAAACAAAACATCCATTTACTGGTGTGAAGATAGTTGTATTTAGTAATAAAGAATTTAATCAATTGGATATATGGGATCCTATTAAATATGAGGTTTTTGCTGATTTGGTTGTAGATTACTTGAGCGAATTTGATAATATTGACTGCGTTTCTGGTCATGATTGGCCTTGTGGGTTGGCAATAGCTAAATGCCATGAGAAACTTGACTTACCAACTACAATGACGATACACAATGAAGCATTTAAGGGGCCTGTTGTTGAATATAAGGGGTGTGTAATGACATTTTTGGAGTTGGGAATTTATTTTAGTGATGCATTTAATACAGTTAGCCCTACCCATGCAGAAGAAATAAAATCAATAGATTTTATAAGAGAACAAAGTAAAATAAAACCATTTCATGGAATTATTAATGGTATAGATTTGGATCTCTACGATCCAATCCATATCGTTGACAAGATGTTGAAATTGACTGATGGAAAGTTAGATCCAAGAGCTTATGGGTTTATATGTGGCTATTCTGCAGAGGATGCACACGCAGTAAAACCAAAAATAAAGTTCTCTTGGTTTTACAATTCTAAAAATCTAAAAAATTATGTTGAAAGTTGGAATAATATGGACAAAAGTTCAATATCTGGAACTGACGTAGAAATTTATGGAGATTTGAAGGGGAATATTGAGACCCCATTAATAGGATTCGTTGGGAGGGGGACATACCAAAAAGGTTTTAGTATAATGTTTGAGGCATTTCCTGAAATTCTTGAAGAGCATGATATAAGATTTGTTATGTTATCAACGGGAGAGAAAGATATTGAAGAAGGTATGAAAGATTTGGCAGAAAGTTATTCTGGAAAAGTTATGTCCTTGATTGGATATTGTCCACCCTTGGCATCTTTAATATTTGCTGGCAGTGATTGGACAGTGGTTCCATCAGTTTGGGAGCCATGTGGTTTAGTTCAAATGGAATCTATGGCATACTGCACACCAGTTATAGCAAGGGAAGTGGGGGGCCTAAAGGATACTATAATTCCACTACACTACGATCCATACAACAATCCAAATTTTGACGTGGCCACGGGTGTTCTCTTCAAACATTATGATAAATATGGTCTAAAATGGGGGATTGGGCATGCTTTAAACTGGAGTTTTTACAAACTAAGAGATATATGTCTTTTTATGAGGTATAAACAGATAAACTGTCCTGAAAGTCCTTATGATAAACAAGCTCCACTTTCTATGATGATGAAAAACTGTTATCACCACACAGTTAAAAACTTAAGCTGGCAAAATAACGCAAGTGTGAATAAATATAAGGCTCTCTTTGGAGGGGCTATCTACAATCATTACATTTAA
- a CDS encoding LL-diaminopimelate aminotransferase, translating to MESYIQNLFAERIGGKKFGKEDVIYKFEKIKRAKQEAMKRHPDMELIDMGVGEPDEMADPEVIKVLCEEAKKWENRGYADNGIQELKDAVPPYMEKVYGVKDIDPVNEVIHSMGSKPALAYITSAFINPGDVTLMTVPGYPVTATHTKWYGGEVYNLPLLEENDFLPDLESIPEDIKKRAKILYLNYPNNPTGAQATKKFYKEVVDFAFENEVIVVQDAAYGALVYDGKPLSFLSVKDAKEVGVEIHSFSKAYNMTGWRLAFLVGNELIIKAFATVKDNFDSGQFIPIQKAGIYCLQHPEITERVRQKYERRLRKMVKILNEVGFKARMPGGTFYLYVKSPRRANGIEFETAEDFSQYLIKEKLISTVPWDDAGHYLRLAACFVAKDENGNPTTEEKYEDMVLEEFKRRLEGMEFEFE from the coding sequence ATGGAAAGTTACATACAAAACCTTTTTGCGGAGAGGATTGGTGGGAAAAAGTTCGGGAAGGAAGATGTTATTTATAAGTTCGAGAAAATTAAAAGAGCAAAGCAAGAAGCGATGAAAAGACATCCAGACATGGAATTAATAGATATGGGAGTTGGGGAACCAGATGAGATGGCAGATCCAGAAGTTATAAAAGTTTTATGTGAGGAGGCAAAGAAATGGGAAAATAGAGGTTATGCTGACAACGGAATCCAAGAGCTTAAAGATGCTGTTCCTCCTTACATGGAAAAGGTTTATGGAGTTAAAGATATAGACCCAGTAAATGAGGTTATCCACTCAATGGGTTCAAAGCCAGCATTAGCATATATAACAAGTGCATTCATCAACCCTGGAGATGTTACATTAATGACCGTTCCAGGTTATCCAGTCACAGCAACACACACAAAGTGGTATGGTGGAGAAGTTTACAACCTCCCGTTGTTAGAAGAGAACGACTTTTTACCTGATTTAGAAAGTATTCCAGAAGATATTAAGAAGAGGGCAAAAATATTATATCTCAACTACCCAAACAACCCAACTGGTGCTCAAGCAACAAAGAAATTCTACAAAGAAGTTGTTGATTTCGCATTTGAAAATGAAGTTATTGTTGTTCAAGATGCTGCTTATGGGGCTTTGGTTTATGATGGAAAGCCATTATCTTTCTTATCAGTTAAAGATGCAAAGGAAGTTGGTGTTGAAATTCACAGTTTCTCAAAAGCATACAACATGACTGGTTGGAGATTGGCATTCTTGGTTGGAAACGAGTTAATTATCAAAGCATTTGCAACAGTTAAGGACAACTTTGACAGCGGACAGTTCATCCCAATCCAAAAGGCAGGAATTTACTGTCTCCAACACCCAGAAATAACTGAAAGAGTTAGGCAAAAATATGAAAGAAGATTGAGAAAGATGGTTAAGATATTAAATGAAGTTGGATTCAAAGCAAGAATGCCAGGAGGAACATTCTACTTATATGTTAAATCACCAAGAAGAGCAAACGGCATTGAATTTGAGACAGCTGAGGACTTCTCCCAATACTTAATAAAAGAAAAACTCATCTCAACAGTTCCATGGGATGACGCTGGACATTATTTAAGATTAGCTGCATGCTTTGTTGCTAAAGATGAGAACGGAAACCCAACAACAGAAGAGAAATATGAAGACATGGTATTGGAGGAGTTCAAGAGAAGATTAGAAGGAATGGAATTTGAGTTTGAATAA
- a CDS encoding nitrogenase component I subunit alpha → MPFVLLDCDKPIPERMKHTYIYDPEEEIIPACNIKTVPGDMTERGCSFAGARGVVGGPVKDVIHMVHGPIGCAFYTWGTRRNLSDNEFHRRYCFSTDMQESDIVYGGEKKLEKACLEAAEEFPEAKGIFIYATCPTALIGDNLEAVARKVEEKIGKPVFACNSPGFAGCSQSKGHHIFNTEFYRWLKKARERYPEKCLKEEEKTPYDIALIGDYNMDWDLKTIIPLFEKIGCRVVTVFTGNASLDDLFKLPDVKLNVVHCQRSANYIAEMIEDGFNIPKIWVSLFGIEQTAEALRKTAEVLGIDKEKVEEVIKEEVEAIKPKIDFYRSKLEGKKCLVYVGGPRTWHWVRMFKELGVDVVVACCTFAHEDDYEKLNKNLKKAGLKGTLVIDGPNELELEEAVEKYKPDFMLTGLKERYLFRKYGIPTINSHSYEQGPYAGFKGFVNFARDIYKAVCHPIWNVLKEEEAKFEEFKKKKEDDVNN, encoded by the coding sequence ATGCCATTTGTATTACTTGATTGTGATAAGCCAATACCAGAAAGAATGAAACATACTTATATCTACGATCCAGAAGAGGAGATAATCCCAGCATGTAATATTAAGACAGTTCCAGGAGATATGACTGAAAGAGGTTGTTCATTTGCTGGAGCAAGAGGGGTCGTTGGGGGGCCTGTCAAAGATGTTATCCATATGGTTCATGGGCCAATAGGATGCGCTTTCTACACCTGGGGAACAAGAAGAAACTTATCAGACAATGAATTCCATAGAAGATACTGTTTCTCAACAGACATGCAAGAATCTGATATTGTTTATGGTGGGGAAAAGAAATTAGAAAAAGCATGTTTAGAGGCGGCTGAGGAGTTCCCAGAAGCAAAGGGGATATTTATCTACGCAACATGTCCTACCGCCTTGATTGGAGACAACCTTGAGGCAGTAGCAAGAAAAGTAGAAGAAAAAATTGGTAAACCAGTGTTTGCATGTAACTCCCCAGGATTCGCTGGATGTTCACAGTCAAAAGGGCACCATATATTCAATACTGAGTTTTACAGGTGGTTAAAAAAGGCAAGGGAAAGATATCCTGAAAAATGTTTGAAAGAAGAAGAAAAAACGCCTTATGATATTGCTTTAATTGGAGACTACAATATGGATTGGGATTTAAAAACAATAATTCCATTATTTGAGAAAATTGGTTGTAGGGTTGTGACAGTATTTACTGGAAATGCTTCATTGGATGACTTATTCAAATTGCCAGATGTTAAGTTGAATGTTGTCCACTGTCAGAGGTCTGCAAACTATATTGCAGAAATGATTGAAGATGGGTTTAATATACCGAAAATTTGGGTCTCATTGTTTGGTATTGAACAAACAGCGGAAGCATTAAGAAAAACTGCTGAAGTATTGGGGATTGATAAAGAAAAGGTTGAAGAAGTAATAAAAGAAGAAGTAGAAGCAATTAAACCAAAAATAGATTTCTATAGATCAAAATTAGAGGGTAAAAAATGTTTAGTTTATGTTGGAGGTCCAAGAACATGGCATTGGGTTAGAATGTTTAAAGAGCTTGGAGTTGATGTTGTAGTTGCCTGCTGTACATTTGCTCACGAAGATGACTATGAAAAATTAAACAAAAATCTCAAAAAAGCAGGACTTAAAGGGACACTTGTTATTGATGGACCAAATGAACTTGAATTAGAAGAAGCTGTTGAAAAATACAAACCTGACTTCATGTTAACTGGTTTAAAAGAAAGATACTTATTCAGAAAATATGGGATTCCAACAATTAACTCTCACAGCTACGAACAAGGACCATACGCTGGATTCAAAGGATTCGTCAACTTTGCAAGAGACATTTACAAGGCAGTATGCCACCCAATTTGGAATGTCTTAAAAGAAGAAGAAGCAAAATTTGAGGAATTTAAAAAGAAAAAAGAAGATGATGTGAATAATTAA
- the pfkC gene encoding ADP-specific phosphofructokinase, with protein sequence MEIKEYLNNLSNLSIFLAYNANVDTIKYLNDKDVQELIDLFDVNEIIKKIEEYPRIIKSPLDFVARLIHSMKTGKPAEVPLYDDEEINKWFNRFKYDEERMGGQVGIISNLLSILGLKKVIAYTPILSKKQAEMFVNKDNLLYPSVVDGNLILKKPIESYREDDPLKINRIFEYKKGVKFRLGDEEITTPQANRFIVASRPENLRIEIRDELREKLPKIGDMVDCAILSGYQAIKEEYKDGKTGDYYLKKAKEDIKLLKKNNKNLKVHLEFASIPNRAIRKKIADNLLPNVDCVGMDETELANVLNVIGYDKLSNEILKKSWVEDVVEGSKILLEEYDLEIVQVHTMYYIMYLCREDNPLTNEELKKTLEFATILASTKAALGNIGDVDDLKVGLEVPYNEYRDLLASIVAELSKKPENKDYRMLLVPSRLVKNPKSTVGLGDTISSGAFVGYVSFLKNKLNSA encoded by the coding sequence ATGGAAATAAAAGAATATCTAAATAATCTTTCAAATTTGAGTATTTTTTTAGCATACAATGCAAATGTCGATACCATAAAATACCTCAATGATAAGGATGTTCAAGAACTTATCGATTTGTTTGATGTAAATGAAATAATAAAGAAGATTGAGGAGTATCCAAGGATAATAAAGAGTCCTTTAGATTTTGTTGCGAGGCTTATACATTCTATGAAAACTGGAAAACCTGCTGAGGTTCCACTTTATGATGATGAGGAGATTAATAAATGGTTTAATCGATTTAAGTATGATGAGGAAAGAATGGGGGGACAAGTAGGCATAATCTCAAACCTTCTTTCAATCTTAGGGTTAAAAAAAGTCATTGCATATACCCCAATATTATCAAAGAAGCAGGCAGAGATGTTCGTTAATAAAGACAATTTGCTATATCCTTCGGTTGTAGATGGAAATTTAATTTTAAAAAAGCCAATTGAATCATATAGAGAAGATGATCCCCTAAAGATTAATAGGATATTTGAGTATAAGAAAGGAGTTAAATTTAGGTTGGGAGATGAAGAGATAACGACTCCACAGGCAAATAGGTTTATAGTGGCATCAAGACCGGAAAATCTTAGAATAGAGATAAGGGATGAACTAAGAGAAAAACTACCAAAAATTGGAGATATGGTTGATTGTGCAATACTCTCAGGATATCAAGCTATTAAAGAAGAATATAAGGATGGCAAGACAGGGGATTATTATTTAAAAAAGGCAAAAGAAGATATAAAATTACTTAAAAAAAATAACAAAAACTTAAAGGTGCATTTAGAATTTGCTTCAATTCCAAATAGGGCCATTAGGAAAAAAATTGCTGATAATTTACTTCCAAATGTTGATTGCGTAGGGATGGATGAAACAGAATTGGCAAATGTTCTTAACGTGATAGGTTACGATAAGTTAAGTAATGAAATACTTAAGAAAAGTTGGGTTGAAGATGTCGTTGAGGGTTCAAAGATTCTGTTGGAGGAGTATGATTTGGAAATAGTGCAAGTTCATACGATGTACTATATAATGTATCTTTGTAGGGAAGACAATCCATTGACTAATGAAGAACTTAAAAAAACTCTCGAATTTGCCACCATACTTGCATCTACTAAGGCAGCACTTGGAAATATAGGAGATGTTGATGATTTGAAGGTTGGTCTTGAAGTTCCATATAACGAATATAGGGATTTATTGGCTTCAATAGTAGCAGAACTTAGTAAAAAACCAGAAAATAAGGATTATAGAATGCTCTTAGTGCCTTCAAGATTGGTTAAGAATCCTAAAAGCACAGTTGGTTTAGGGGATACAATATCAAGTGGAGCATTTGTTGGTTATGTGTCATTTTTAAAAAATAAACTTAATTCCGCATAA
- a CDS encoding ATP cone domain-containing protein, which produces MDEVLAKVYITKSDGSKEKFDFEIVKESLRNAGANEELVEEVINRIENRIHDEITTRELKMMITTVLRRLNREVAQKYIQNHS; this is translated from the coding sequence ATGGATGAGGTATTGGCTAAGGTTTATATAACAAAGAGTGATGGCAGTAAGGAGAAATTTGATTTTGAAATAGTAAAAGAATCTTTAAGAAATGCAGGAGCCAATGAAGAGTTAGTTGAAGAAGTTATAAATAGGATAGAGAATAGAATACATGACGAAATAACAACAAGAGAATTAAAAATGATGATTACAACAGTGTTGAGGAGATTAAACAGAGAAGTTGCCCAAAAATATATTCAAAACCATTCATAA
- a CDS encoding nitrogenase component 1: MGICYVEKQRAGTINPNKTCQPIGAMWATLGVHRGIPFVQGSQGCCTYVRYTFNRHFREPVSIAVASFHEDAAVYGGMNNLVEGLRNLVARYDPDLISVVTTCSSETIGDDVEAFIRAARKKIAKELGEEKAQLPIIPVHCPSYQASHVKGYDNASKAFMEYLAKKDEEKEPHKINIIPGFGVNPGDILEIKRILDMFGLKEGEDYSILFDISETLYQPLREPIKEIPYYPKGGTKVEEFVDAANAKATFALCRHAGGAGALYLQRRFKVPAFYGLPIGLKNTDDFIINIARVTGLEIPDKLLDERGKLVDAIVDTIHYTMDKKVGIFGDPDFVIAVSRFCCEIGMKPVVVNTQTPSKTYKKSMEEIANEHNVDIEVQYSDLWDFEKSVKAKGVDLLIGHPRGGVKIAEDMGIGLVRMGFPIYDRVGYFRWPIVGYMGSLRFFDEIVNTILDTQVPWDQKQQ, translated from the coding sequence ATGGGAATATGCTATGTTGAAAAGCAGAGAGCAGGAACGATAAACCCAAATAAAACTTGTCAGCCAATTGGTGCAATGTGGGCAACACTTGGAGTCCATAGAGGTATCCCATTCGTGCAAGGTTCTCAGGGGTGCTGTACTTATGTTAGGTATACATTCAACAGACACTTTAGGGAACCTGTTTCAATTGCAGTCGCTTCTTTCCACGAAGATGCTGCGGTTTATGGAGGTATGAACAATTTAGTTGAGGGTTTAAGGAATTTAGTAGCAAGATACGATCCTGATTTGATATCTGTTGTAACAACATGTTCATCAGAAACCATTGGAGATGACGTTGAGGCATTTATTAGAGCAGCAAGGAAAAAGATTGCAAAAGAACTTGGAGAAGAAAAAGCACAACTTCCAATAATCCCAGTCCATTGTCCATCCTATCAGGCAAGCCATGTTAAAGGTTACGATAATGCTTCAAAGGCATTCATGGAATATTTGGCTAAAAAAGATGAGGAAAAAGAACCTCACAAAATAAACATTATTCCAGGATTTGGAGTTAACCCCGGAGATATATTAGAAATAAAAAGAATATTAGACATGTTTGGTTTAAAAGAAGGTGAAGATTACTCAATATTATTTGATATTAGTGAAACATTATACCAACCATTAAGAGAACCCATCAAGGAGATCCCATACTATCCAAAAGGTGGAACAAAAGTTGAAGAATTTGTCGATGCTGCAAATGCTAAGGCAACATTTGCATTGTGTAGGCATGCTGGAGGAGCAGGAGCCCTTTATTTACAAAGAAGATTTAAGGTTCCTGCATTTTATGGATTACCAATAGGGTTGAAAAATACTGATGATTTCATAATAAACATTGCAAGAGTTACTGGATTAGAAATTCCAGACAAGTTGTTAGATGAAAGAGGTAAATTAGTTGATGCTATTGTAGATACAATTCACTACACAATGGACAAAAAAGTTGGTATCTTTGGAGACCCTGACTTTGTTATAGCAGTTTCAAGATTCTGCTGTGAAATTGGAATGAAACCAGTTGTTGTTAATACTCAAACTCCATCCAAAACATACAAGAAATCAATGGAAGAAATAGCAAATGAACACAATGTGGACATTGAAGTTCAATACTCTGACTTGTGGGACTTTGAAAAATCAGTGAAAGCAAAAGGTGTTGATTTATTAATTGGACACCCAAGAGGTGGGGTGAAAATAGCAGAAGATATGGGTATTGGATTGGTAAGAATGGGCTTCCCAATTTATGATAGGGTTGGTTACTTCAGATGGCCAATAGTTGGATACATGGGAAGTTTGAGGTTCTTTGATGAGATAGTCAATACAATATTAGACACACAAGTCCCATGGGATCAAAAACAGCAATAA
- the nifH gene encoding nitrogenase iron protein, giving the protein MSFDEIAPNAKKVAIYGKGGIGKSTTTQNTAAALAYYYKLKGMIHGCDPKADSTRMILHGKPQETVMDVLREEGEEGVTLEKVRKVGFAGIYCVESGGPEPGVGCAGRGVITAVNLMRELGGYPDDLDFLFFDVLGDVVCGGFAMPLRDGLAKEIYIVSSGEMMALYAANNIAKGILKYAEQSGVRLGGIICNSRKVDGELELMEEFCDKLGTKLIHFIPRDNIVQKAEFNKMTVVEFAPDSNQAKEYKKLGKKIMDNDELVIPTPMTMDEMEKLVEKYGLYDK; this is encoded by the coding sequence ATGAGTTTTGATGAAATTGCTCCAAACGCAAAAAAAGTGGCTATCTACGGAAAAGGAGGTATTGGTAAATCTACAACCACACAAAATACTGCTGCAGCATTGGCATACTATTACAAATTAAAAGGTATGATTCATGGATGTGACCCAAAAGCAGACTCAACAAGAATGATATTACACGGAAAACCACAAGAAACCGTCATGGATGTTCTTAGAGAAGAAGGAGAGGAAGGAGTTACATTAGAAAAAGTTAGAAAAGTTGGATTTGCAGGAATCTATTGTGTTGAGTCAGGAGGTCCTGAGCCAGGAGTTGGATGCGCTGGAAGGGGAGTTATTACGGCAGTTAACTTAATGAGAGAACTCGGAGGATATCCAGATGATTTAGACTTCCTCTTCTTTGATGTCCTTGGGGACGTTGTCTGTGGTGGATTCGCAATGCCATTGAGAGATGGACTTGCTAAGGAAATCTATATCGTCTCATCTGGAGAGATGATGGCATTATATGCAGCAAACAACATTGCAAAAGGTATCTTAAAATATGCAGAACAATCTGGGGTTAGATTAGGAGGAATTATCTGTAACTCAAGAAAGGTCGATGGAGAATTAGAATTGATGGAAGAATTCTGTGACAAATTAGGAACAAAATTAATCCACTTCATTCCAAGAGACAACATTGTCCAAAAAGCAGAGTTCAACAAGATGACTGTTGTTGAATTCGCTCCAGATAGCAACCAAGCAAAAGAATACAAAAAATTGGGTAAAAAAATCATGGATAACGATGAACTCGTAATTCCAACACCAATGACAATGGATGAAATGGAAAAATTAGTCGAAAAATACGGATTATATGACAAATAA
- a CDS encoding P-II family nitrogen regulator — MKLIKAIVRPEKVDDIVEALEKAGYPSFTKIDVVGRGKQGGLKVGEIFYDELPKTMLLIGVNDDEVDEVVEIIKTNAYTGNFGDGKVFIQPIEEAYTIRTGEKGL; from the coding sequence ATGAAATTAATAAAAGCCATTGTTAGACCGGAAAAAGTTGATGATATAGTTGAGGCTTTAGAAAAAGCAGGCTATCCATCATTCACAAAAATTGATGTCGTTGGTAGAGGTAAACAAGGAGGATTAAAAGTTGGAGAGATTTTTTATGATGAATTGCCAAAAACTATGCTTTTAATCGGAGTCAACGATGATGAAGTGGATGAAGTTGTTGAAATCATAAAAACTAATGCCTATACAGGGAACTTTGGAGATGGAAAAGTCTTCATCCAGCCAATAGAGGAAGCATATACAATCAGAACTGGAGAGAAAGGCCTCTAA
- a CDS encoding P-II family nitrogen regulator, giving the protein MKEVVAIIRPKMVSKTGKALEAVGFPAMTVIECFGRGKQKGYIDVNLPECCVDLQKVIEEGEKEGRYIKYIPKRMISIVVEDADVPLVVGIIMKVNRTGNHGDGKIFVLPVEEAIRIRTGETGNAAIGN; this is encoded by the coding sequence ATGAAAGAAGTTGTAGCCATTATAAGACCAAAAATGGTCTCTAAGACAGGAAAAGCACTTGAAGCCGTTGGGTTTCCTGCAATGACTGTTATTGAGTGTTTTGGAAGAGGAAAACAGAAGGGCTACATTGATGTAAATTTGCCAGAGTGTTGTGTTGATTTACAGAAAGTTATTGAGGAAGGGGAAAAAGAAGGAAGATACATAAAATACATCCCAAAAAGAATGATTTCTATTGTCGTAGAAGATGCAGATGTCCCATTAGTCGTTGGAATAATAATGAAAGTCAATAGAACTGGAAATCATGGCGATGGAAAGATATTTGTCCTTCCAGTAGAAGAGGCCATAAGAATTAGAACTGGAGAAACTGGAAATGCTGCTATAGGAAACTAA
- the pgi gene encoding glucose-6-phosphate isomerase — MIMQWTDVLGAEGVSTKDIENMGNEIENARMGFMEKIKNGEIGFTNLLNVDLGNYDEIKKYMEEFDYILIIGMGGSILGTEAIHEGINGLYYNEHGFPKVYFLDNSDPEKTCRVLNLIDLEKTLIFVVSKSGNTLETLANFSIIKNILEKKVKNYEKNIIAITNGGYLKKLAEKGGYILFNIPENVSGRYSVFSDVGLAPLSCLGINIKELISGAKIMDKLCKKEDVFENPALMSATIHYLMYKKRKNISVIMPYAERLYKFGMWYRQLWAESLGKDGIGQTPLVSLGAKDQHSLLQLYMDGPKDKIVTFIRVNTFSEDIKTEYGEGNLNMHNLSEIINSEQLATEMSLTNHKVPNVKIILEELNETTLGMLLYMYEMQTAFSGELFGVNSFDQPAVEEEKKLTWRLLEEGNYGNKRISK, encoded by the coding sequence ATGATAATGCAATGGACCGATGTTTTGGGTGCAGAGGGAGTTTCAACCAAGGATATAGAAAATATGGGGAATGAAATAGAAAATGCCCGTATGGGTTTTATGGAGAAAATTAAGAATGGGGAAATCGGGTTCACAAATTTGCTTAATGTGGATTTGGGGAACTATGATGAGATAAAGAAATACATGGAAGAGTTTGATTATATTTTGATAATAGGAATGGGAGGTTCTATATTAGGCACAGAGGCAATCCACGAAGGGATTAATGGGCTATACTATAATGAGCATGGATTTCCTAAGGTTTATTTTTTGGATAATTCTGACCCTGAAAAAACATGTAGAGTCCTGAATTTAATAGATTTAGAAAAAACATTAATTTTTGTCGTGAGTAAATCAGGGAATACCTTAGAAACACTGGCTAATTTCTCGATTATTAAAAATATATTAGAGAAGAAAGTGAAAAACTACGAAAAAAATATTATAGCCATAACTAATGGAGGATATTTGAAAAAACTTGCGGAAAAAGGAGGATATATCCTTTTTAATATTCCAGAAAATGTTTCAGGGAGATATTCTGTATTCTCAGATGTTGGTTTAGCTCCACTATCATGCCTTGGAATAAATATCAAAGAATTAATTTCTGGGGCTAAAATCATGGATAAATTGTGTAAAAAAGAAGATGTATTTGAAAATCCTGCTTTAATGAGTGCCACGATCCACTACTTAATGTATAAAAAGAGAAAAAACATCTCTGTCATCATGCCATATGCTGAAAGACTTTACAAATTTGGTATGTGGTATAGGCAACTTTGGGCTGAGAGTTTGGGTAAAGATGGAATAGGACAAACTCCACTGGTATCATTGGGAGCAAAAGACCAACATTCTTTGCTTCAACTTTACATGGATGGTCCAAAGGATAAGATTGTGACGTTCATACGTGTGAATACATTTAGTGAAGACATAAAAACCGAGTATGGTGAAGGTAATTTGAATATGCATAATTTATCTGAAATAATAAATTCTGAGCAGTTGGCTACGGAGATGTCATTAACCAATCATAAAGTGCCCAATGTTAAGATAATTCTTGAAGAACTAAACGAAACGACCCTTGGCATGCTTCTCTACATGTATGAAATGCAAACGGCGTTTTCTGGGGAACTATTTGGCGTTAATTCCTTTGACCAACCCGCAGTTGAAGAGGAGAAAAAATTAACGTGGAGATTGTTGGAGGAAGGAAATTATGGAAATAAAAGAATATCTAAATAA